The Acidicapsa ligni genome has a window encoding:
- a CDS encoding histidine-type phosphatase, whose product MKKILLCLFYLCFILAGYKLSNAQVKTSPDEHLKFVLILTRHGVRSPTWANTRLDEYAKDPWPVWPVAPGLLTAHGKMLMTQFGSYYRASFEAKGLLSSEGCADAKAVFIYADTDQRTLETGRGLADGLLSGCTVDIHSAALGTQDATFHPGGRIGKPDPQLAYSAVAGRMGGDAAALLPAYQMSLEAMQQILIGCTAHDCKPEGKKDLLGIPASMMQGSGDHLTDIKGPLTTAATFAEDFQLEYLEGMPTTNVGWGRVDEDKMRAFMALHAASSELIQRTPYVARVKASNLLNHILRTLEQAEDGTPVTGAIGTPGDKLTLLVGHDTNIANVAALLDLHWLINGYQRDDAAPGGALVFELWQRAGQGDFVKAYYTVQTPNQMRSGLPLSLVAPPSKASLFLPACSRAREDAPCAWKDFQVVVTKSIDSSFVQ is encoded by the coding sequence TTGAAAAAGATACTGCTATGCCTGTTTTATTTATGCTTCATCCTGGCGGGCTATAAGCTATCCAATGCGCAGGTGAAGACTAGCCCTGATGAGCATCTTAAATTTGTGCTTATTCTCACGCGTCATGGTGTTCGTTCTCCAACCTGGGCAAATACACGCCTGGATGAATATGCGAAGGATCCGTGGCCGGTATGGCCCGTGGCTCCTGGCCTTCTTACAGCGCACGGAAAAATGTTGATGACCCAGTTTGGTAGTTATTATCGTGCTTCATTTGAGGCAAAAGGTTTATTGTCTTCGGAGGGATGTGCCGATGCAAAGGCAGTCTTTATCTATGCAGATACAGATCAGCGTACTTTGGAAACAGGCCGAGGTCTTGCGGATGGATTGTTATCGGGCTGTACGGTCGATATTCATTCGGCAGCCCTTGGAACGCAGGATGCAACATTTCATCCAGGAGGGAGAATTGGCAAGCCAGATCCTCAACTTGCCTACTCCGCGGTTGCAGGACGAATGGGCGGCGATGCTGCAGCACTGCTGCCGGCTTATCAAATGTCATTAGAGGCGATGCAGCAGATACTCATTGGGTGCACTGCGCATGATTGCAAACCTGAGGGCAAGAAAGATCTGCTTGGAATTCCTGCATCCATGATGCAGGGAAGTGGCGATCATTTGACGGATATCAAGGGGCCACTAACCACTGCGGCGACTTTCGCTGAAGATTTTCAGCTGGAGTATCTGGAGGGGATGCCAACTACAAATGTGGGTTGGGGCCGTGTGGATGAAGACAAGATGCGAGCCTTCATGGCACTGCATGCTGCTTCATCGGAGTTGATTCAGCGCACACCGTATGTCGCACGTGTAAAAGCCTCGAATCTTCTCAATCATATATTGAGAACACTGGAGCAGGCAGAAGATGGAACGCCAGTCACAGGCGCGATTGGCACTCCTGGCGATAAGCTGACACTCCTCGTAGGACATGACACAAACATTGCAAATGTTGCCGCGTTACTTGACCTTCATTGGCTGATAAATGGCTATCAACGGGACGATGCAGCACCTGGAGGTGCCCTGGTTTTTGAGCTTTGGCAGAGAGCTGGTCAGGGAGATTTCGTCAAAGCTTACTACACTGTACAGACTCCGAATCAGATGCGGAGCGGTTTGCCGCTGTCGCTCGTTGCGCCCCCGAGCAAGGCGTCCTTATTTTTACCAGCGTGCAGTCGAGCACGAGAGGACGCTCCCTGTGCTTGGAAAGATTTTCAAGTCGTTGTCACAAAGTCTATTGATAGTAGCTTTGTGCAGTGA